The following are encoded together in the Corallococcus silvisoli genome:
- the sppA gene encoding signal peptide peptidase SppA has translation MKRFFIGALAFIGALSILFVVGVVGLLMLASASKPSVPSNLVLELDLKHPLPEYTLDTSLAGAFGDEPTTLRDVVEALGKAGTDPRVKALVVRVGQPGSAAQVQELRDAVKAFRATGKRAVAYADGFGEAGNGTGAYYLASAFDSVYIQPSGDVDVTGLLMETPFARDAFAKVGVKPEFGKRAEYKNAVNTFTDESYGAPQREATEAYGGSLFSQIVKGVAEGRKLSEDEVRAIIDRAPYMGQQAVDAKLVDGLRYRDEIYDELKQQAGDGAKFLYVDKYLERAGRPYQTGTSIALIFGVGEVLRGKSQSNPLSGSEVMGGDTVAAAFRKAVEDPSVKAILFRVDSPGGSYSASDTIRREVQRAREAGKPVIVSMGTYAASGGYFVAMAGDKIVAQPGTLTGSIGVYNGKFVTSELWAKLGVNWDTISFGKNATFSSSDSEFTPEQRAKMESQLDTIYLDFTSRAAQARNMPLEKLQEVAKGRVWTGEDALARGLVDALGGYPKALELVREAAKLEKDAPLRIVVFPRPKPTGQVLSELLGKHEADNSDDDAAGAQSAVAPQVLEQVRAVYRVGAKLGLGEEGVEGRTLYAPMPELRW, from the coding sequence ATGAAACGCTTCTTCATTGGCGCGCTGGCCTTCATTGGAGCGCTGTCCATCCTCTTCGTGGTGGGTGTGGTGGGGCTGTTGATGCTCGCGTCGGCGAGCAAGCCGAGCGTGCCGTCGAACCTGGTGCTGGAGCTGGACCTGAAGCACCCGCTGCCGGAATACACGCTGGACACGTCGCTCGCGGGGGCCTTCGGGGACGAGCCCACGACGCTGCGGGACGTGGTGGAGGCGCTGGGCAAGGCCGGCACGGACCCCCGGGTGAAGGCGCTGGTGGTGCGCGTGGGGCAGCCGGGCAGCGCCGCGCAGGTGCAGGAGCTGCGGGACGCGGTGAAGGCCTTCCGCGCGACGGGCAAGCGGGCGGTGGCGTACGCGGACGGCTTCGGGGAGGCGGGCAACGGCACCGGCGCCTACTACCTGGCGAGCGCCTTCGACTCCGTCTACATCCAGCCCTCCGGCGACGTGGACGTCACCGGCCTGCTGATGGAGACGCCCTTCGCGCGCGACGCGTTCGCGAAGGTCGGGGTGAAGCCGGAGTTCGGCAAGCGCGCGGAGTACAAGAACGCCGTCAACACCTTCACCGACGAGTCCTACGGCGCCCCCCAGCGCGAGGCCACGGAGGCCTACGGCGGCAGCCTCTTCTCCCAGATCGTGAAGGGCGTGGCGGAGGGCCGCAAGCTGTCCGAGGACGAGGTGCGCGCCATCATCGACCGGGCTCCGTACATGGGCCAGCAGGCGGTGGACGCGAAGCTGGTGGACGGGCTGCGCTACCGCGACGAAATCTACGACGAGCTGAAGCAGCAGGCCGGCGACGGCGCGAAGTTCCTCTACGTGGACAAGTACCTGGAGCGCGCGGGCCGGCCCTACCAGACGGGGACCTCCATCGCGCTCATCTTCGGGGTGGGCGAGGTGCTCCGGGGCAAGAGCCAGTCCAACCCGCTCTCCGGCAGCGAGGTGATGGGCGGCGACACGGTGGCGGCGGCCTTCCGCAAGGCGGTGGAGGACCCCTCGGTGAAGGCCATCCTCTTCCGCGTGGACAGCCCGGGCGGCAGCTACTCCGCCAGCGACACCATCCGCCGCGAGGTGCAGCGGGCGCGCGAGGCGGGCAAGCCCGTCATCGTCTCCATGGGCACGTACGCGGCCAGCGGCGGCTACTTCGTGGCCATGGCCGGGGATAAAATCGTGGCCCAGCCGGGCACGCTGACGGGCAGCATCGGCGTGTACAACGGCAAGTTCGTCACGTCGGAGCTGTGGGCGAAGCTGGGCGTGAACTGGGACACCATCTCCTTCGGCAAGAACGCCACCTTCTCCAGCTCGGACTCGGAGTTCACGCCCGAGCAGCGCGCGAAGATGGAGTCCCAGTTGGACACCATCTACCTGGACTTCACCAGCCGCGCCGCCCAGGCGCGCAACATGCCGCTGGAGAAGCTGCAGGAGGTCGCGAAGGGGCGCGTGTGGACGGGCGAGGACGCGCTGGCGCGCGGGCTGGTGGACGCGCTCGGCGGCTACCCGAAGGCGCTGGAGCTGGTGAGGGAGGCCGCGAAGCTGGAGAAGGACGCCCCCCTCCGCATCGTGGTCTTCCCGCGCCCCAAGCCCACCGGACAGGTGCTGTCGGAGCTCCTGGGCAAGCACGAGGCGGACAACAGCGACGACGACGCCGCCGGCGCCCAGTCCGCGGTCGCGCCCCAGGTGCTGGAGCAGGTGCGGGCCGTGTACCGGGTGGGCGCGAAGCTGGGCCTGGGGGAGGAGGGCGTGGAAGGGCGCACGCTGTACGCGCCCATGCCGGAGCTGCGCTGGTAG
- a CDS encoding cysteine dioxygenase yields the protein MLRARRGSPGGLVGVDAALAGLRVAPSSLRPYLHFLPGRYTRNLVHRDEGLEIIVNCWSAGVASPIHDHDGQECWFSIQRGEFLLENYPLLEGGTEPGRARLGPPSRVGPVGAGHVDFRDPSASIHRVSVSGAAPGVTLHVYTGPVANCLVFDPRRHRCASHTLRYHSVFGRLVRPNEGRAPLPVHL from the coding sequence ATGCTCCGCGCACGCCGTGGGTCCCCCGGGGGGCTCGTGGGCGTGGACGCCGCCCTGGCGGGGCTGCGGGTGGCTCCGTCCAGCCTCAGGCCCTACCTGCACTTCCTGCCGGGCCGCTACACGCGCAACCTCGTCCACCGCGACGAGGGGTTGGAGATCATCGTCAACTGCTGGTCCGCGGGCGTGGCCTCGCCCATCCACGACCATGACGGCCAGGAGTGCTGGTTCAGCATCCAGCGCGGCGAATTCCTCCTGGAGAACTACCCGCTGTTGGAGGGCGGGACGGAGCCCGGCAGGGCGAGGCTGGGGCCGCCCTCGCGCGTGGGCCCGGTGGGCGCGGGGCACGTGGACTTCCGTGACCCCAGCGCGTCCATCCACCGGGTGAGCGTCTCCGGCGCCGCCCCGGGCGTGACGCTGCACGTCTACACGGGCCCGGTCGCGAACTGCCTCGTCTTCGACCCGCGCCGCCACCGCTGCGCGTCACACACCCTGCGCTACCACAGCGTCTTCGGGCGGCTGGTGCGGCCCAACGAAGGCCGCGCGCCGCTCCCCGTGCACCTCTGA
- a CDS encoding GspE/PulE/PilB domain-containing protein, whose amino-acid sequence MKKRLGDILLARGVVDALQLQSALAYQRKWGVALGQVVVDQRFCTAEAVLSALAAQSGVEAVDLDTQPLDASLARLIPRRVAEANRVVPLRLEGQGPRDTVLVVALAAPASLATLDVVKSVSGKARVVPRLATDAALERAIGRLYRGEPATPQRRPGMEGFSLPEWDETLPLVVGTSLAELTAMEAPTEARDVPGLPMLAPLEPERTPVPEPRVTVREQVLVYGWGADAAAGLVRVLGDAGFTVKVASTGDVCTASESQVVVAPLPAMEVLAQRLRAQVLVAGKTPERDLHRAQAVHARGFVAAPVDPDLLLRAVRRLSRASEEARLKHAS is encoded by the coding sequence ATGAAGAAGCGTCTGGGGGACATCCTGCTCGCGCGGGGTGTGGTGGATGCGTTGCAGTTGCAGTCGGCGCTGGCGTACCAGCGCAAGTGGGGCGTGGCGCTGGGGCAGGTGGTGGTGGATCAACGCTTCTGCACGGCGGAGGCGGTGTTGTCCGCGCTGGCGGCCCAGTCCGGAGTGGAGGCGGTGGACCTGGACACCCAGCCGCTGGACGCGTCGCTCGCGCGGTTGATTCCGCGCCGGGTGGCGGAGGCGAACCGGGTGGTCCCGCTGCGGCTGGAAGGGCAGGGGCCTCGCGACACGGTGCTGGTGGTGGCCCTGGCCGCGCCGGCGAGCCTGGCGACGCTGGACGTGGTGAAGAGCGTGTCCGGCAAGGCGCGGGTGGTGCCGAGGCTGGCCACGGACGCGGCGCTGGAGCGGGCCATCGGGCGGCTGTACCGGGGCGAGCCGGCGACACCTCAGCGCCGTCCCGGGATGGAGGGCTTCTCGCTGCCGGAGTGGGACGAAACGCTGCCCCTGGTGGTGGGCACGTCCCTGGCGGAGCTGACGGCCATGGAGGCTCCGACGGAAGCGCGGGACGTCCCGGGCCTGCCCATGCTGGCGCCCCTGGAGCCCGAGCGGACGCCGGTGCCCGAGCCGCGCGTGACGGTGCGCGAGCAAGTGCTGGTGTACGGCTGGGGCGCGGACGCGGCCGCCGGGCTGGTGCGGGTGCTGGGCGACGCGGGCTTCACGGTGAAGGTGGCGAGCACCGGGGACGTGTGCACCGCCAGCGAGTCGCAGGTGGTGGTGGCCCCGCTGCCCGCGATGGAGGTGCTGGCCCAGCGGCTGCGCGCGCAGGTGTTGGTCGCGGGCAAGACACCGGAGCGAGACCTGCATCGGGCGCAGGCGGTGCACGCCCGGGGTTTCGTGGCGGCGCCGGTGGATCCGGACCTGCTGCTGCGCGCGGTGCGGCGGCTGTCGCGCGCCTCCGAGGAAGCGCGCCTCAAGCACGCGAGCTGA
- a CDS encoding Uma2 family endonuclease, with protein MTALQQLQPTSHPLLSALPTGWVGEILDGELVASPRPSVAPARAAFMMGVELGERLDPRRGGNGRWCFLRAPELHLGGDVLVPDLAAWRRERVAAPPEPGAAFFTLVPDWICEVLTPATTALDRARKLPLYARAGVSHVWLVDPVARTLEVYQRLKRGWLLTASHEDDALVRAEPFPSIHLDLGALWLPDGVEEMPRLVALP; from the coding sequence ATGACGGCACTCCAGCAGCTTCAACCCACCTCCCACCCGCTGCTGTCGGCACTGCCGACAGGCTGGGTCGGGGAAATCCTCGATGGCGAGCTGGTGGCCTCGCCCCGCCCTTCCGTCGCGCCTGCTCGCGCGGCCTTCATGATGGGCGTGGAGCTGGGAGAGCGGCTGGACCCGCGCCGGGGTGGCAACGGCCGCTGGTGCTTCCTGCGCGCGCCAGAGCTGCACCTGGGCGGTGATGTCCTCGTACCGGACCTGGCCGCGTGGCGCCGGGAACGCGTGGCCGCCCCGCCGGAGCCCGGCGCCGCCTTCTTCACCCTCGTGCCGGATTGGATCTGCGAGGTGCTCACCCCCGCGACCACCGCGTTGGACCGGGCGCGCAAGCTGCCCCTGTACGCACGCGCTGGCGTCTCCCACGTGTGGCTCGTGGACCCCGTCGCGCGCACGCTGGAGGTCTACCAGCGCCTCAAGCGCGGCTGGCTCCTCACGGCGAGCCACGAGGACGACGCCCTGGTGCGCGCCGAGCCCTTCCCCTCCATCCACCTGGACCTGGGAGCGCTGTGGCTCCCCGACGGGGTGGAGGAGATGCCCCGGCTCGTCGCGTTGCCGTGA